The proteins below come from a single Streptomyces spongiicola genomic window:
- a CDS encoding alpha/beta fold hydrolase, which yields MRRRVRASDGRHLMVERLGDPRGRPVFLLHGTPGSRLGPAPRGMVLYQRGMQLIAYDRPGYGGSDRLAGRSVADVAGDVRAIADALGLDRFAVVGRSGGAPHALACAALLPDRITRAAALVTLAPRDADGLDWFEGMAASNVLEYTRATVDPDGLTARFIVRSAEIRRDPVRLLDDLRRELTDSDRMVVADAGVRSMLLRNYQEALRTSPYGWIDDALAFCGPWGFDPAGITAPVMLWHGEKDRFSPVGHSRWLAQRIPGVKAVLEPAAAHFDALHALPGILTWLLEAPPGDALGVGG from the coding sequence GTGCGGCGGCGGGTGCGCGCGTCCGACGGGCGGCATCTGATGGTGGAGCGCCTGGGGGATCCGCGGGGCAGACCGGTCTTCCTGCTGCACGGCACTCCGGGCAGCCGCCTCGGACCGGCACCGCGCGGCATGGTGCTGTACCAGCGGGGAATGCAGCTGATCGCCTACGACCGTCCGGGATACGGCGGTTCGGACCGGCTGGCCGGCCGCAGCGTGGCGGATGTGGCCGGGGACGTACGGGCGATCGCCGACGCGCTGGGCCTGGACCGGTTCGCGGTGGTGGGGCGCTCCGGCGGCGCACCCCACGCCCTGGCCTGTGCGGCGCTGCTGCCCGACCGGATCACCAGGGCCGCCGCGCTGGTGACGCTCGCACCGCGGGACGCGGACGGTCTGGACTGGTTCGAGGGCATGGCCGCGTCGAACGTGCTCGAGTACACAAGGGCCACGGTCGACCCGGACGGGCTCACGGCTCGGTTCATCGTGCGCTCGGCGGAGATCCGGCGCGACCCGGTCCGGCTCCTGGACGACCTGCGCAGGGAACTCACCGATTCGGACCGGATGGTCGTCGCGGACGCCGGCGTGCGGTCGATGCTGCTGCGCAACTACCAGGAGGCGCTGCGCACCTCGCCGTACGGCTGGATCGACGACGCCCTCGCCTTCTGCGGCCCCTGGGGCTTCGACCCCGCCGGCATCACCGCGCCCGTGATGCTGTGGCACGGCGAGAAGGACAGGTTCTCGCCCGTCGGCCACTCCCGCTGGCTGGCGCAGCGCATCCCGGGGGTGAAGGCCGTGCTGGAACCGGCCGCCGCGCACTTCGACGCACTGCACGCGCTCCCCGGGATCCTCACCTGGCTGCTGGAGGCCCCCCC